A window from Trinickia violacea encodes these proteins:
- a CDS encoding porin: MKKSLLALAVSGAFAVSAHAQSSVTLYGLIDTGIVYTNNQTGHSAWQMATSSTQNTVFGLKGSEDLGGGLHAVFKLEQGFNLNNGTQAFSGDGFGSQAWVGLQSDPYGTVTFGRQFDVVNDLLGPLSAESNTWGGNIAAHPFENDNLAADSVVVNNTVKYVSPTIAGITGEAMYSFSNAAGGFANNRVYGFSVGYSQGPVNLAAGYLQFNNPGGGVLGTNPNGAIAVKDGSANFIAERQRIWGAGGNYTFGPATVGLVWSHTQIDNMASVISLGTGNYMPLGGTLRLDNFEVNAKYALTPALTLSAAYTYTDGAYSDGATNATPGWNTVMLQTDYSLSKRTDVYLEGVYQNVHGAPAGSVLGDAMINTLSPSSTSTQVAVTVGIRHAF; encoded by the coding sequence GTGAAAAAGTCCTTGCTGGCTCTCGCGGTATCCGGGGCATTTGCGGTATCGGCCCATGCGCAAAGCAGCGTGACCCTGTACGGTCTCATCGATACCGGCATCGTCTATACGAACAACCAGACCGGTCATAGCGCCTGGCAAATGGCCACCAGCTCGACGCAGAACACCGTCTTCGGCCTCAAGGGCTCTGAAGACTTGGGCGGCGGCTTGCATGCGGTCTTCAAGCTCGAGCAAGGCTTCAACCTGAACAACGGCACCCAGGCATTCTCCGGCGACGGATTCGGTTCGCAGGCGTGGGTCGGGTTGCAGAGCGATCCCTACGGCACCGTCACATTCGGCCGGCAGTTCGACGTGGTCAACGACCTGCTCGGACCGCTCTCCGCGGAAAGCAACACGTGGGGCGGCAACATCGCGGCGCATCCGTTCGAGAACGACAACCTCGCAGCTGACTCGGTCGTCGTCAACAACACGGTCAAGTACGTGAGCCCGACCATCGCCGGCATCACGGGCGAAGCCATGTATTCCTTCAGCAATGCGGCGGGTGGATTTGCGAACAACCGCGTCTATGGCTTTAGCGTGGGGTACAGCCAAGGCCCGGTGAATCTGGCGGCCGGCTATCTCCAGTTCAACAATCCGGGTGGCGGCGTGCTCGGCACCAACCCGAACGGCGCCATCGCGGTCAAGGACGGCAGCGCCAACTTTATCGCCGAACGTCAGCGCATCTGGGGCGCCGGCGGCAACTATACGTTCGGGCCGGCCACCGTCGGTCTGGTCTGGAGCCATACGCAGATCGACAACATGGCGAGCGTCATCTCGCTGGGCACGGGCAACTACATGCCGCTCGGTGGAACCCTGCGCCTCGACAACTTCGAAGTGAATGCGAAATACGCGCTCACGCCGGCGTTGACGCTGTCGGCTGCGTACACGTACACCGACGGCGCCTACTCGGACGGCGCGACGAACGCAACGCCGGGGTGGAACACGGTCATGCTGCAGACCGATTACTCGCTGAGCAAGCGCACCGACGTCTACCTCGAAGGCGTCTATCAGAACGTGCACGGTGCGCCTGCGGGCTCCGTGCTCGGCGACGCGATGATCAACACGCTGTCACCGTCGTCGACGAGCACGCAAGTGGCCGTGACGGTCGGCATTCGGCACGCGTTCTAA